A region of Candidatus Synechococcus calcipolaris G9 DNA encodes the following proteins:
- a CDS encoding DUF2887 domain-containing protein yields MTTDSLFYQIFQTIPAIFFQLVGVAMIRLLITPEESALSEARTLIERVYHEEVVGVSTQNLLELVETLIVYKFSTLTREKIEAMFTLDELRSTRYF; encoded by the coding sequence ATGACGACCGATTCCCTTTTTTATCAAATTTTTCAAACTATCCCGGCAATCTTTTTTCAACTGGTGGGAGTCGCAATGATCCGATTATTGATAACACCAGAAGAATCTGCCCTATCCGAAGCCAGAACTTTAATTGAGCGGGTTTACCATGAAGAGGTGGTAGGGGTATCAACCCAGAATTTACTTGAATTAGTCGAAACCTTGATTGTCTATAAGTTCAGCACCCTAACTCGGGAGAAAATTGAAGCCATGTTTACCCTCGATGAACTCAGATCAACTCGCTATTTTTAA
- a CDS encoding DUF7680 family protein: MQTLELVKSEPKSPISLPGQPQYQLRATHLGAAKLQLEIWQLPARATPHITHPIRLAGLKGRNFALIEHRVLRRLKKADMVIAALKPQESEVHPIDENLALILGLIFRVLAPMRNRDKMLACVEGIEVMSREEAAYWLGMAMHRKKPRRVLAALRILLTEAG; encoded by the coding sequence ATGCAAACGTTAGAATTGGTTAAATCAGAGCCAAAATCCCCGATATCCCTCCCAGGCCAACCTCAGTATCAGTTACGAGCTACTCATTTGGGAGCAGCCAAATTGCAATTAGAGATATGGCAACTCCCGGCCCGGGCCACCCCCCACATTACCCACCCGATCCGACTAGCAGGACTGAAGGGGCGTAATTTTGCCTTAATTGAACACCGAGTTCTCAGACGCTTGAAAAAAGCAGACATGGTGATTGCTGCCCTTAAGCCTCAAGAATCTGAAGTGCATCCAATAGATGAAAATTTAGCCTTAATTTTGGGTTTAATTTTTCGGGTTCTTGCACCCATGCGGAACCGGGATAAGATGCTGGCTTGTGTGGAAGGGATTGAAGTCATGAGCAGGGAAGAAGCGGCCTACTGGTTAGGGATGGCAATGCACAGAAAAAAACCGCGCCGTGTCTTAGCAGCCTTACGCATTTTGCTGACTGAGGCCGGATGA